Genomic DNA from Roseofilum casamattae BLCC-M143:
GCCTCTTTTTCGGTTGCCGGAACTTGGGGAACGACTCTAGAGGAGATGAACCGGGAGATCCAGCAGGCGATCGGCTACGAGCCAGTGACTGTGAAGAAAATTTATGCCCCAACATCAAGATTTTTGAAGTATGCTGATAAAATCTTATTAAAAGTTAACGTTTTGTAAACTATATCAATATCTAATGACTTTATTAATTATCGGAGCCACAGGGACGCTTGGAAGACAGATCGCCTTCCGTGCCCTAGAAGAAGGGCATTCCGTTCGCTGTGTGGTTCGCAACGCCCAAAAAGCCGGATTTTTGAAGGAGCGGGGCGCGGAACTGGTTCCCGGAAATTTACGTCGCCCAGAGAGTATAAAAGAAGCTTTAGCAGGAGCGAGCGCTGTTATTGATGCGTCTACCTCTCGACCGACAGACTCTTCCACCATGAAGCAGATTGACTGGGAGGCAAAAGTTGCTCTGATTCAAGGGGTGAAAGAGGCAGGAATCGAACGCTACATCTTCTTCTCTATCCTGGATGCCGATAAATATCCGCAAGTACCGTTGATGGAAATCAAGCATTGCACCGAACTCTTCTTGAAGCAAGCTCAATTGAAATACACCATTTTTCAGTTAGCTGGGTTCATGCAGGGATTAATTCCGCAATATGCGATTCCCATTCTCGACCAACAGGGAGTATGGGTGATGGGTAAATCGTCGCCGATCGCGTATATGGATACTCAAGATATCGCAAAATTTGCCGTCCGCGCCCTCAGCCTTCCGGAAACCGAAGGCCAGACTTACCCTCTCGTCGGGACAAAAGCTTGGAGTGGAGACGAGATTATTGCCTTGTGCGAACGACTTTCCGGACGGGATGCTCGAGTATCGCGAATGCCTGTCGGCCTGTTGCGCGCCGTGCGCAATATGACTCAATTTTTCCAATGGACGTGGGATATTAGCGATCGCCTCGCGTTTGCCGAAGTCCAAGCCAGCGGACATGCTCTCAGTGCAGATATGAGCCAGGTGTACGAGGTCTTTGGCTTTGACGAAACAGAGACAACGACCCTAGAATCATACATGCAAGAATATTTCAGTCGGATTCTGAAAAAACTCAAAGAAGTGGAATACGAACGGGAAAAGATGAAGAAAAAGAACAAGAAGCGGAAAACACCCTTCAAATCTCGTTCCTAAACTCCTCGGGCAATCTTGCGCCCATTTGATTTACAATTCACGAAAAACCCCATAAGATAGCAATCTCAATACTGGTATTAGCGTGCCCAAAGCAGGGATTATTTACAACGATATTAAGCCGACGGCCTGCCGAATTGCACAAGAGTTGGAGCAACAACTGACGGAGCGCGGATGGCAGGTGAAACTCGCCACTGGTGCGGGAGGGATTTTAGGATATTCCCAACCGAATCGGCCGACGTGTCATACCCCGATCGACCATCTGGTTCCTCCAGAGTTTGACGATCGCATGGAGTTTGCCATTGTCCTTGGTGGAGATGGTACGGTGCTTTCGGCGGCGCGTCAGGTGGCTCCTTGCGGTATTCCCATGCTGGCCGTAAATACAGGTCATATGGGTTTTTTAACGGAGACCTATGTCAACCATTTATCCGAGGCGATCGCCAGTGTTGAGAAGGGCGAGTATACTATCGAAGAGCGGATGATGTTGACGGTGCGCGTCTATGGCCATCGCGATCGGCTCTCCACCTCCTCGAGCGTTTGGGAAGCCTTGTGCTTAAACGAAATGGTTTTGCACCGCGAGCCACTGACCAGCATGTGCCATTTTGAAATCCAGATCGGTCAACATGCTCCCGTAGATATGGCCGCTGATGGAATTATTGTTTCGACGCCAACCGGTTCGACGGCTTATTCTCTCAGCGCCGGAGGAGCCGTGGTTACTCCCGGAGTGCCAGTATTGCAAATGATGCCGATTTGTCCTCATTCTCTTGCATCGCGACCCTTAATCTTCAGCGATCGCGATCCGGTCACCATTTATCCAGTTTATCCCAATCAGTTAGTCATGGTGGTTGATGGCAATGGCGGATGTTATATTTCCCCAGAAGATTGCGTAATTGTCGAAAAAGCGCCCTATGCAGCTCGGTTTATTCGTCTGACTTCTGCTGAGTTTTTCCGGATTTTGCGCGATAAGTTGGGTTGGGGATTGCCCCATATTGCGAAACCAACTTCTGTAGAATTGCCTTAGCTCTACTCCCGTCAATGTTTAAAAGATTCTGTCCATAGCTCGGGTTCTTAAAGAACGGTGGCAAAGTAGATGCGGGAAAATATTCCCAGGTCAACTTTGATGGCAGGAGTAAGTATATGGCAATTAAAGTAGGGATTAATGGATTTGGTCGCATTGGTCGGCTGGTATTTCGGGCGGCGATCGCCAATCCAAACATCGACATTTGCGGGATTAATGACCTGGTATCTCCGGAGTCGATTGCCTATTTACTCAAATACGATTCAACTCACGGGCCGTTTCAAGGAACCGTAGAAGCAAAAGAGAATGGGATTGTTGTGAACGGTAGAGAGATTCCTTGTGTCTCGATGAGAAACCCAGCCGAACTCCCTTGGGGAGATTTAGGCATTCAGTTTGTGGTTGAATCAACTGGGTTATTTACGGATTACGAAAAAGCCTCCGCTCACCTTACAGCAGGCGCGCAACGAGTAGTTATCTCCGCGCCAACGAAAGAAAAAGACCCTGAAAAAGTCCCCACCTTATTGGTTGGAGTAAATCATCATACTTACGACCCTAGCAAACATGCGGTGGTGTCTAATGCCAGTTGCACGACAAACTGTTTGGCTCCTATTGCGAAAGTTATTAACGATAACTTTGGGTTAGCGGAAGGATTAATGACCACGGTTCACGCCATGACGGCAACTCAACCGACTGTGGATGGCCCGAGTCGCAAGGATTTGCGTTCCGGACGCAGCGCGACACAAAATATTATTCCGGCCTCTACTGGAGCGGCAAAAGCGGTAACCTTGGTGCTGCCAGAGCTGAAAGGTAAGCTGACGGGGATGGCATTGCGAGTTCCCACTCCCGATGTTTCGGTGGTCGATTTGACCTTCCGTACGGAAAAGGCAACCAGCTACGCCGAGATTTGTGCGGCAATGCAACAAGCAGCGGAAGGAGAGATGAAAGGAGTCTTGAAGTACACCGAAGATCCGGTGGTATCTACAGATTTCACCTCTGACCCTCATTCGAGTATTTTTGATGCTGGTGCTGGTATTGAGCTAAATTCTCATTTCTTTAAGGCGATCTCTTGGTACGACAATGAGTGGGGTTACTCGAATCGGATGGTGGATTTGATGTTATCGATGGCGGCGAAAGAATAGGATGATGGGCGATCGCCCTATCTTTGTTAAAGAGGAAGAAAGATAGGGCGATCGAGCCAACGATCTTCATTAAAGAGGAAGAAAGATAGGGCGATCGAGCCAACGATCTTCATCTCGCCTACCCACGGGACTGGCGCGATCGCGGTAATCGCGATCGCCAGAACGATAAATGCGAACGAAGGTGCTAAATATGATGAATTATACCATCCGTGCTTTGACGGTTGCCGATGTAGTTATTGTGTGGCAAATGTTGACTTATGCTGCTCATGAGTCCTCCCTAGAGACTGTTAGAAAACAGCGCTCTGTAGCTCGTTATGCCTTAGATTGGGGCAGAGTTGGCGATCGCGGTTATGCAGCCACGAACAAAACTGAGGTCTTGGGTGCGGCTTGGCTGCGGTTATGGACGGGAACCGATAAAGGGTTCGGTTATATCAGTGACGAGATTCCCGAGTTGGCGATCGCCATTTTACCCGATTATCGAGGACGAGGGATTGGGACTGAGTTATTAACCCGAATATTACAGACGGCAAAAGACCATTATCCAGCCATTAGTCTCAGCACGCGATCGGACAACCCAGCAGCGCGATTATACGAACGAGTTGGCTTTACTAAAGTACCAGAAAGCGATTCGATTAATCGAACGGGAGGTACTTCGTTCAATATGATTTATCGGTTTAATCGTTAGAGTTATTTTCTTCAGCTTCTTTCGCTTTGAGCGCTTCCACAGCATCGCCGAGAATTTCTGCTGCCCCTTTTTGTCCGAATTTAGCATGACGTTCGATATCCTCGCGAGTGAGGTAGCCTCGAGCTTTCTGGTAATTATTTTTAAGAGTTTGTAAGCGATGTTCCATAGCGATCGCCTCGTCAAAATCGCGTATAATTAGTGCTGGAGTATTTGCATTTAGAGCTTGGATGCGAATGCAGTGGTATTTGACCAATTCAGGAATAGAAGTATTCCGAGGAAATTCCAGATACTCAATTTCGGGAATCGGTAAACTAGCGTTGAAACCTAGAGTGTTGTTGGTAACGAGGAACGTGCTTTCTGGAAATTCAGACTCTAGGGCAACAATTCTAGGCCCTCCAGGTATAATAAAAATGCTAGCTACCGTGCGGCGATCGCGACTGAGCATTACCCGAGTCAAAACCGGTAGTTTCGTTCTATCGGCTTCCGACATTGTCACATCTTCAATATCTGCCAGTTTCTCAAAACCCAAGCTTTCTAACTGCTCTTGAGTCCGATCGTAAAACCTCAAATTGAGATGCACAAAATCCCGAGCATCAACGATTATAAATTCATGGGGTTGAGAGTAGAGTTTTTTATGATAATCCAGTAAATATCGAGCAGATTGCTTTACAGAAGCAGCTTCATGTAAATTTATCCCCATCCACCGAGCAATTGTTTTTAGAACACCCATGATATTTTCTGTCGCAACAGACGATTTAGGGGCACTTTAGTGTGAGTGCCCCAGCTAATTGTTATTCAGAAATTGACTGAAGAACGGATGCGTTTTTTAATCGAAACAATGGAGTTTTTTGGCGAGTATCGCCTCGGTACTCCCTCATCTTCGCGATCGCATTCTCGATCTTGCAAATCGCTTGCCACGACCAATAGACGGCGAGTGGGACAAACGGCCATTTCACCGGATTGCAATGCATAGCGCCATTGACGCCCTAACCGCCAAGCCCGGAACTTGAAGATATTCCATCGCGGGTTAGACGGACATAAAGCAAATCCAGCTCGCAGTGCGGGAAGGTTCTCTAGAGAAATATCCGTGCGGACGTTAATCGCTTCCGTCAGTGGTACAACGGCAGCAGTGGGGTGTTTGACTGTCTGGGTCACTCATTCTACCTCCTGCTGTTGACTACTGTTACTTTTCCTACTATACATCATCCAGCAATGGATAATGGACAATAAATAATCAAAGATAGACGGCGACAAGTATGCTGACAAAACTATGGCGGTGGTTGGGAAATGCGTGGCAGTGGTTGCGAGGAATTTTTCGCCAAACTCCTCCGTTAGAGAAAAAAACGGCGACACCTGCCAGGGATACGGATTATGAAATGCGGTTTATGGCATTGTTGGAAGAGGTCTACCAAGGGAAAGATCGAGTTAGAGAACAATGGCAGGGTTTGCAGGACGAGCATCCGGAGGCAGAATGGGTTGCTTGGTTGCAGAGATTTGGCGAAACGTTGCCCATTTCTGGAAAATCGAATCGGGAGTTAGGCGATCGCCTGATTCGGTTGGGAAAAGTGGGATGTGGCGATCTGGGGATAGCAGCCGCGCGGTTAGGCGAGCGTTTGGCCTCTCAGGAATCTGAGGTTGAGCCGACTCCGGACACTCCTCCCTCGATGGAACCGGAAGGAGAGGACAAAGATAATCCACAGGCTTGGCTAGATCGGGCGCAGGATTTGCTCGATCGCGACCCCAGTCAGGCTTTAGAGGCTTGCGATCGCGCTTTGGCTCTCGACGAGAATCTGGAGCGAGGGTGGATTTATCGCGGAAATGCCTTGAGTAATTTAGGTGACTATGAAAAAGCGATCGCCGCTTACGATCGCGCTTTGCAGTTGCAACCCCAATCCGATCTAGCCTTAGCCAACCGAGGCAACAGTTTATTCGATCTCGAGCGCTATGAAGAGGCGATCGCCTCTTGGGATTGTGCCTTAGAAATTAATCCTCAAGACTCGGAAACTTTGCACAATAAAGGAATGGCATTAGGACTGAAACTCCAGCAATGGCAGGAGGCGATCGCCTGTTTTGACCGACTGTTAGAACTCGATCCAAACGACGCCCAAACTCACTTCCAACGAGGTATTGGATTGGCTGCTCTACAACGATGGGAAGAGGCGTTAGACAGTTGGGATCGATCGACGGATTTACAACCCGATTTTCAAGATGCCTGGATTAATAAAGGAGTTGTATTGCAACGTTTGGGTCGCTATGCCGAGGCAATCTCTGCCAATCAGCGCGCCATCCAATCTCGCTAAACTCTCTCTCTTTTCGATGATAAATATTGAAGAATACAATCATTGGTATATCTCAGTAGTATATGCCTTTTTTTTATGCTTCTGGAACCATTTAAAACCATTTTAAGTTCTCCCAACCGATGGTATCCACTTTGTTTAAGTAATTGTCAAATTAGATACAAACTTAATCTCCAAATCTACTCCCGCACTGATTCGTTGTAGTTGAGAACAAAAATCTTTCGTTTTCCTCGGCTCAATTAGTTCCTAAAGATACAAAGTAATCCGTATAAATCTTTGTCTAGATATAGGATAAAGACAATATTTGTATCTGGCTTCATGCTATTTTAGAAAGCTAAGGTTACCCAAAAAAAGCTGTTCGAGAAGTACGAGGCTGCCAATCAATGGGTTGGGCAAACAGCCATCAGTTAGAGCGCTATGGGCTACGAGCTGAGTTTCGTGCTAATACTATTAAATCTCAACTATTTCTTCTATGAACGATCCCGTTTTAAGAGTTTGCCATCTTACCGTTCAATTTCAGACAGGCGAAACAACCGCGCGCGCTGTTAACGATATCTCGTTTTCCGTGCAGCGAGGGCAAACTCTCGGGATTGTAGGCGAATCGGGATCGGGCAAATCAGTTACTTCTCTAGCCGTCCTCAATTTAATCCCCCAACCTCCAGGCAAAATAACTAACGGAGAAATTTGGTTTACCGGAAATGAAGGCGAACCGACGAACTTGCGCACCTGTTCTCCCCAACAAATGCAACAGTATCGCGGC
This window encodes:
- a CDS encoding SDR family oxidoreductase, translating into MTLLIIGATGTLGRQIAFRALEEGHSVRCVVRNAQKAGFLKERGAELVPGNLRRPESIKEALAGASAVIDASTSRPTDSSTMKQIDWEAKVALIQGVKEAGIERYIFFSILDADKYPQVPLMEIKHCTELFLKQAQLKYTIFQLAGFMQGLIPQYAIPILDQQGVWVMGKSSPIAYMDTQDIAKFAVRALSLPETEGQTYPLVGTKAWSGDEIIALCERLSGRDARVSRMPVGLLRAVRNMTQFFQWTWDISDRLAFAEVQASGHALSADMSQVYEVFGFDETETTTLESYMQEYFSRILKKLKEVEYEREKMKKKNKKRKTPFKSRS
- a CDS encoding NAD(+) kinase yields the protein MPKAGIIYNDIKPTACRIAQELEQQLTERGWQVKLATGAGGILGYSQPNRPTCHTPIDHLVPPEFDDRMEFAIVLGGDGTVLSAARQVAPCGIPMLAVNTGHMGFLTETYVNHLSEAIASVEKGEYTIEERMMLTVRVYGHRDRLSTSSSVWEALCLNEMVLHREPLTSMCHFEIQIGQHAPVDMAADGIIVSTPTGSTAYSLSAGGAVVTPGVPVLQMMPICPHSLASRPLIFSDRDPVTIYPVYPNQLVMVVDGNGGCYISPEDCVIVEKAPYAARFIRLTSAEFFRILRDKLGWGLPHIAKPTSVELP
- the gap gene encoding type I glyceraldehyde-3-phosphate dehydrogenase; amino-acid sequence: MAIKVGINGFGRIGRLVFRAAIANPNIDICGINDLVSPESIAYLLKYDSTHGPFQGTVEAKENGIVVNGREIPCVSMRNPAELPWGDLGIQFVVESTGLFTDYEKASAHLTAGAQRVVISAPTKEKDPEKVPTLLVGVNHHTYDPSKHAVVSNASCTTNCLAPIAKVINDNFGLAEGLMTTVHAMTATQPTVDGPSRKDLRSGRSATQNIIPASTGAAKAVTLVLPELKGKLTGMALRVPTPDVSVVDLTFRTEKATSYAEICAAMQQAAEGEMKGVLKYTEDPVVSTDFTSDPHSSIFDAGAGIELNSHFFKAISWYDNEWGYSNRMVDLMLSMAAKE
- a CDS encoding tetratricopeptide repeat protein, whose protein sequence is MLTKLWRWLGNAWQWLRGIFRQTPPLEKKTATPARDTDYEMRFMALLEEVYQGKDRVREQWQGLQDEHPEAEWVAWLQRFGETLPISGKSNRELGDRLIRLGKVGCGDLGIAAARLGERLASQESEVEPTPDTPPSMEPEGEDKDNPQAWLDRAQDLLDRDPSQALEACDRALALDENLERGWIYRGNALSNLGDYEKAIAAYDRALQLQPQSDLALANRGNSLFDLERYEEAIASWDCALEINPQDSETLHNKGMALGLKLQQWQEAIACFDRLLELDPNDAQTHFQRGIGLAALQRWEEALDSWDRSTDLQPDFQDAWINKGVVLQRLGRYAEAISANQRAIQSR
- a CDS encoding GNAT family N-acetyltransferase, producing MMNYTIRALTVADVVIVWQMLTYAAHESSLETVRKQRSVARYALDWGRVGDRGYAATNKTEVLGAAWLRLWTGTDKGFGYISDEIPELAIAILPDYRGRGIGTELLTRILQTAKDHYPAISLSTRSDNPAARLYERVGFTKVPESDSINRTGGTSFNMIYRFNR